The window ACAATTTTATTAATTGGCTGCTCGGATAAAGAATTGAAAGTTCCCTTGGAGGATGTAGGTATGGTAAGTACCATGGCTTTCGATTATATAGATGAAGATACGATGAAAATGACAGTTGCTATTCCACAATTCTCTCCAGAAGCAAAAGAGAATACACAAACTTTCTCTGTTTCGACTGATATGGTTTCTAAAGGGATTGTAGAAATAGAAATGCACTCGGACAAAAAGATCGTGTTGAACCAATTAAGGGTGGTACTTTTTAACGAAGAGTTTGCACAGCACGGTGAGATGGAAAAAATTGTGCGACATTTTTATAGAGAATCTTCAGTCGGAAATAAGGTACTTATTGCCATTGTAAATGACACTGGAGAACAAATACTAAAGGCCGATTACCCGGATAAGCCAAATATTAATATGTATATTAACGACTTATTACAACCTAGTATTAATACTGCATTTAACCCGAACACGAATATTCATGATTTTATTTATACGCAAACCAGCACAGTGCACGATTCTATCGTTCCTTTACTTGAAAAAAAAGATGGGACTATCAAAATGGAAGGAATTGCGATATTTAAAGGACATGAAATGCTACAAAGTTTAACAGCTGATGAAGCACTTATCATACAAGCACTCCAAGGAAGAAAAAACCTTGCACCTTTATCTTTAGAATTAGATGGTGGAAAAGAAAAACTTATGTTAGATCTCATTACAAATAAGGTAAATATGAAAAGTAATGAAAATATGGAATCACCAAAGTTAGTTATAAATATAAAATTCGAAGGAACACTTGTTGAATATTCAGGGGAAAAAGAAGATAGTTTACATAAACTGGAGGAAATAACAAAATTAGAAGAGGAAATAAACGAGCGGACCTCCAAACAAATTGAAGAATTTCTCGACAAATTAAAGGAACTCGAAGTAGATCCCGTCGGTTTGGCAGAGGAATTCCGGAGGTATTACCATGGTGATTGGGATAAAAAGAAGACAAATGACATTATTAGCAAACTAGAGGTAGATGTTCAGGTAGAAACTTCTATTATAAGTACAGGAAACCTAAAGTGAATTTTCAAGAATTATGACAACCAATCAAGTTCAATTTTGGCGTGAACAAAGACGACATGATAGCGTTTACATTTTATTGAATATTGAATGTAAACGCTTTAATATGATAGACAACAAGAAACTTTAATAATATCTAGTAAGGGAGGATACGGTACAAATGAATACAGAACAGACAGAAGGTTCGGGGTTCAAGGTTAAAGTACAGCGATTTGGGAGCTTTTTAAGTGGGATGATTATGCCAAACATCGGCGCATTCATCGCATGGGGTCTTATAACAGCATTATTTATAGAAACTGGATGGTGGCCGAATGCAGACTTTGCAGAGCTAGTCGGTCCAATGATTAATTATTTACTGCCAATCCTAATTGGGTTTACTGGTGGTCGTCTCGTTCATGGTATTCGAGGTGGTGTAGTTGGTGCTACTGTAACGATGGGGGTAATCGTCGGAGCGGATATCCCAATGTTCCTTGGGGCCATGATAGTTGGTCCATTAGGTGGATGGGCTATTAAGCAATTTGATAAGCTAGTAGAAGGTAAAATAAAAGCTGGTTTTGAAATGCTTGTGAATAACTTTTCAGCAGGTATTATTGGTGGTATTTTAACACTTTTTGCATATAAGTTAATAGGTCCAGCAGTTAACGCATTAACAGATTTCCTTGCAGCTGGCGTTCAATTCATATTTGATGCAGGTCTCTTACCACTTGCAAGTATTTTCATAGAACCAGCTAAAGTATTATTCTTAAATAATGCTATTAATCATGGGATATTAGGACCTTTAGGAATTGAGCAGGCTGCAGATGCAGGAAAGTCGATTCTATTCTTATTGGAGTCAAATCCAGGACCAGGTCTTGGTATTTTACTTGCATTCATGTTCTTTGGGAAAGGAGCAGCTAAACAAACTGCACCTGGAGCAGTAATTATTCACTTCCTAGGTGGAATTCATGAAATTTACTTCCCTTATATTTTGATGAAGCCATTCCTACTTGTAGCCGCTATTGCCGGTGGAGCTTCTGGTATCTTTACATTGCAATTATTCAATGCAGGTCTAGTGGCAGCACCTTCACCAGGAAGTATATTTTCAATACTAGCGTTAACTCCAAAAGGAAGTCATATAGGAGTAATATTAGCTGTAATAGTCGCTACTGCAGTATCCTTCCTGGTTGCTTCTCTTATTCTTAAAACGTCTAAAGATATAGAGGAAGACGATTTAGTTAAGGCAACAGAAAAAACTTCTTCACTTAAAGGGAAAGAAAGTAGAGCAGCAGAATTTATTCAACCGACTACAACAGTTGAATCTATTCAAGAAACTTCTCTTGCAAATGTACAACATATTATATTCGCTTGTGACGCGGGTATGGGATCAAGTGCAATGGGAGCCTCTATCTTGAGAAATAAAATGAAAAAAGAAGGTCTTGATGTATCTGTAACAAATACAGCTATTAGCAACCTTCCAGCGGATGCTGAAGTAATCATTACGCATAAGGATTTGACGAGCCGTGCGAAGAAACAGGTGCCTAATGCGCAACATATTTCTGTTGAGAATTTCTTAAATAGCCCGAAATATGATGAGCTAATTGAGCAACTAAAAAAATAATGACACATCCGAAACTCGGCCTATTTTATAGGCTGAGTTTTGCCAATGATTTTGGATTGTTAGAAATGAGGTGTTAACCATATTTATTTCGAGCAGAGAAAAGATGATTATTGAAGCATTAATAGTAGAACAGGAAGAAATAACGATTAAAGAATTATCTAAAAAAATCGATGTGAGTTCACGAACTATACAACGAGATTTAAATAATGTCCAAAGTATTTTAGATTCCTATCAGCTTGAACTGATTAGAAAATCAGGAGTCGGTGTTCAAATCATAGGGAACGAACAAAGAAAGCAAGAATTAGTTCAACAGCTTAAAAAGTCCACACAGAGGGAATACACATTGGAAGAAAGGTTAACATTAATCCTATGTATTTTGTATGAATCAGCTGAACCGGTCAAGCTCTTTTCCCTTTCTAAGGATCTAGGAGTATCCATTTCAACCGTCAGTGCAGATTTGATGAAATTAGAGGAGCAACTACAGCCTGTCCAGCTTTCTATTTTGAAAAAAAGAGGGTATGGAGTAGAACTATCAGGAACGGAAAATGCAAAACGTAGAGCGATAAGTTACGCATTATCTAAAACCTTAAAGGAAGAAGGGCTATTTTCCTTAATTAAAGAAAAGATTCATCAAAAATCGAGCAATTATGAAGATCCAATTTCTGAAAGATTAATGCACCTTGTCGATAGAGAAAAGTTAGGAATGATCGAAGAAGCGATGAAGGATCTATATCCAGATTTCTCTTTGTCGATGACGGATAGTGCTTATGTGGGTTTAATCGTTCATCTTGCTTTGGCTATTGAACGTATTTTACAGGGCGAAAACATTACCATTGACGAAGCATATTTAAAGCAAATATCGCTTGAACCAGAATATCCTATTGCGAAAAAAATTATCAATATGCTGATGGACCGTTTCGATGTGGATATCCCAGAAGCTGAAGTCGGATATATAACGATGCATCTTCAGGGATCCAAACTTCGTCAACAAGAAGGGGTATTAGTTGAGGCTTCCAATTTAGAATTATATAGACTTGCGAAGGAATTAATTCGTGAGATGGAGAAGCAAACTGGCTTCCACCTATCAGACAATGAATCCCTTCTTGAAGGACTAGTAACTCATTTAAAGCCAGCAATTTATCGTATAGAGCAAAACATGGGCATAGTTAACCCCTTACTGGAGGAAATTCAAACGAATTATAAGGATTTGTTTGACCAAGTCAAAGCTGCCACGCGAATAGTTTTTCCAAAGCTTCTAGTTCCAAATGAAGAAATTGGATATTTAGTTATGCATTTTGGATCTGCTTTAATTGGGGTATTAGGTAAGGGAGATCTAAAGGCATATATTATTTGTTCTAGTGGAATTGGAACTTCTAAATTACTGGCATCACGATTACTTCGGGAAATCCAAGAGATTTCAGAGGTAGCTAATATTTCTGTCTTCGACCTAAATAAGCTAGCTGCTACTATTACTGATAGGGATCTTATTGTCTCAACCATTTACCTGCAGGATTTTCAAAGGGAGTACATTATGGTCAACCCTTTTTTAACTACAGAGGAGATTAACCAAGTTCAACTGTATGCAAGAAGGAAAATGCTTATACAAAAAGCTCATTCCATAGTAAAGGATAGTCATCCAACTGTAGATGTATTAACGGAAAAAATAGAAAAGCTACACCAGTACTCAGGAGTAATTCTAAGGGTATTGAGCAATTTTCGACTTGCGTTGCTAAAACAACAATCTACAGTTAAGCAATATATACAAGAGATTTGTGCATTGCTGGAGGATAGTCAGGTCATTGAAGAAAAGGAACTGGTTGTAGAAGCTTTGTTGGAAAGAGAAAAGAGTGGTGGTATTGGTATTCCAGGAACAAAACTTGCGCTATATCATACTCGTAACGAATATGTTCAAGAACCATCGTTTACTATTCACAAACTCGAACACGCTATCTGGATAACAGGAATGGATGGAATTGACATGAAAGTGGATACACTACTTGTATTACTTTCACCTGAATCATTTCTAAAAGCAGGTTTAGAAGTACTAAGTTTGATCAGTACATTAATAATTCAAAATGAACAAAGTATGCAATTATTTGAAACAGGAGATGAATCTCAAATCCATTCATTTTTAGCAGAAGCATTTGAAGCATTTATCAGAGAAAATATAAATTAATGGAGGCGTTTCACAATGGCATTACCAATTTTAGCAGAAGAAAATATTTTACTTAGTCAACAATTAGCAACAAAGGAAGAAGCAATTCGTTTAGCTGGTCAGATTTTAGTAGACAAAGGATATGTGGAAGCTGGTTATATAGGGAAAATGTTAGAAAGAGAAGAAATGACATCAACGTTTATGGGGAACTTCGTTGCAATTCCACATGGTACTGATGATGCAAAAAAAGAAGTGAAAGAAACAGGTATCTCTATTATTCAGGCTCCGGATGGAGTAGACTTTGGAGATGGTAATATAGTGAAACTGATTTTTGGTATTGCTGGTAAGGGTAATGATCACTTGGATATACTATCTAATATTGCAATTACTGTATCAGAAGTAGAGAATGTAGAAAAGATAGTTAATGCTACTTCACCAAAGGACGTCCTTTCTTTTTTTGAAGGAGTGAACTAATATGAATGCTGTTCATTTTGGAGCAGGAAATATAGGCAGAGGATTTATCGGTTTGTTGTTGCACCAATCCGGGTATAAAACTTGTTTTGTAGATGTGAATGAAGAAGTCGTTAATTTATTGAATGAGAAGAAACAGTACACTGTAAAGCTTGCTGAGGCATCTCACAAAGAGCTACACGTTGAAAATGTTCATGCGATTAACAGTTTAAAGAATCCCGAGCTTGTCATTGATGAGGTAGCGAATGCAGATATTATAACCGCTGCAGTAGGGCCAAATATACTTCCGTTAATAGCAGGATTGATAGCTAAAGGATTGAAAAAACGCCTGACACAATCGAAAAAGCCCTTAACGATTATTGCATGTGAAAATATGATTGGTGGTAGTACCTTTTTAAAAGAAAAGGTATATGAAGAGTTAACGAATGACGAAAAGGTCGAATTCGAAACGTATTTTAGCTTTCCAAATGCGGCAGTAGACCGAATTGTCCCAAACCAAACAAATGCCGATAAATTGGCAGTAACAGTTGAGCCATTTTACGAGTGGGTTGTAGATGAGTCAGAGATAAAGGGAACTAATCCGCAGGTTAAAGGAGTAACATTTGTTCAGGATCTGGAGCCGTTCATTGAACGTAAATTGTTCACAGTTAATACTGGGCATGCCGTTGTTGCTTACTTTGGTTATTTAGCTGGAATACGTAATATGCATGAAGCCCTTGCAAATATAGAAATAAGAAAAATGATTGAGCAGGTTTTGAAGGAAACTAGTAGATATCTGACCGCAACTTACTCGTTTGATGAAAAAACGCACGCTGAATACGTGCAAAAAATCATAAATCGTTTTGCTAATCCATATATTTCAGATGATACAACTAGAGTAGGGCGTTCACCGATGCGTAAGCTTAAAAACAATGACCGACTTGTCCGCCCTGCGACCAAATATGTAGAAATGTTCAACGAGAATCCTTTATACTTAGCTAGAGGGATAGCAGCAGCATTACATTATGACTTCCTAGAGGATCCAGAAGCAATTGAAATACAAGCTATGATAGAACAAAAAGGAATCCAATTTGCGATAGAAAAAACGACTAGCTTAAAGCCAGGAACAGATCTATTTGAAATGATTCATAAGCAATATGATGAAATGGCACTAAAGA is drawn from Psychrobacillus sp. INOP01 and contains these coding sequences:
- a CDS encoding Ger(x)C family spore germination protein — its product is MKKNIILFILLSTILLIGCSDKELKVPLEDVGMVSTMAFDYIDEDTMKMTVAIPQFSPEAKENTQTFSVSTDMVSKGIVEIEMHSDKKIVLNQLRVVLFNEEFAQHGEMEKIVRHFYRESSVGNKVLIAIVNDTGEQILKADYPDKPNINMYINDLLQPSINTAFNPNTNIHDFIYTQTSTVHDSIVPLLEKKDGTIKMEGIAIFKGHEMLQSLTADEALIIQALQGRKNLAPLSLELDGGKEKLMLDLITNKVNMKSNENMESPKLVINIKFEGTLVEYSGEKEDSLHKLEEITKLEEEINERTSKQIEEFLDKLKELEVDPVGLAEEFRRYYHGDWDKKKTNDIISKLEVDVQVETSIISTGNLK
- a CDS encoding PTS mannitol transporter subunit IICB — protein: MNTEQTEGSGFKVKVQRFGSFLSGMIMPNIGAFIAWGLITALFIETGWWPNADFAELVGPMINYLLPILIGFTGGRLVHGIRGGVVGATVTMGVIVGADIPMFLGAMIVGPLGGWAIKQFDKLVEGKIKAGFEMLVNNFSAGIIGGILTLFAYKLIGPAVNALTDFLAAGVQFIFDAGLLPLASIFIEPAKVLFLNNAINHGILGPLGIEQAADAGKSILFLLESNPGPGLGILLAFMFFGKGAAKQTAPGAVIIHFLGGIHEIYFPYILMKPFLLVAAIAGGASGIFTLQLFNAGLVAAPSPGSIFSILALTPKGSHIGVILAVIVATAVSFLVASLILKTSKDIEEDDLVKATEKTSSLKGKESRAAEFIQPTTTVESIQETSLANVQHIIFACDAGMGSSAMGASILRNKMKKEGLDVSVTNTAISNLPADAEVIITHKDLTSRAKKQVPNAQHISVENFLNSPKYDELIEQLKK
- a CDS encoding transcription antiterminator, giving the protein MLTIFISSREKMIIEALIVEQEEITIKELSKKIDVSSRTIQRDLNNVQSILDSYQLELIRKSGVGVQIIGNEQRKQELVQQLKKSTQREYTLEERLTLILCILYESAEPVKLFSLSKDLGVSISTVSADLMKLEEQLQPVQLSILKKRGYGVELSGTENAKRRAISYALSKTLKEEGLFSLIKEKIHQKSSNYEDPISERLMHLVDREKLGMIEEAMKDLYPDFSLSMTDSAYVGLIVHLALAIERILQGENITIDEAYLKQISLEPEYPIAKKIINMLMDRFDVDIPEAEVGYITMHLQGSKLRQQEGVLVEASNLELYRLAKELIREMEKQTGFHLSDNESLLEGLVTHLKPAIYRIEQNMGIVNPLLEEIQTNYKDLFDQVKAATRIVFPKLLVPNEEIGYLVMHFGSALIGVLGKGDLKAYIICSSGIGTSKLLASRLLREIQEISEVANISVFDLNKLAATITDRDLIVSTIYLQDFQREYIMVNPFLTTEEINQVQLYARRKMLIQKAHSIVKDSHPTVDVLTEKIEKLHQYSGVILRVLSNFRLALLKQQSTVKQYIQEICALLEDSQVIEEKELVVEALLEREKSGGIGIPGTKLALYHTRNEYVQEPSFTIHKLEHAIWITGMDGIDMKVDTLLVLLSPESFLKAGLEVLSLISTLIIQNEQSMQLFETGDESQIHSFLAEAFEAFIRENIN
- a CDS encoding PTS sugar transporter subunit IIA; translated protein: MALPILAEENILLSQQLATKEEAIRLAGQILVDKGYVEAGYIGKMLEREEMTSTFMGNFVAIPHGTDDAKKEVKETGISIIQAPDGVDFGDGNIVKLIFGIAGKGNDHLDILSNIAITVSEVENVEKIVNATSPKDVLSFFEGVN
- a CDS encoding mannitol-1-phosphate 5-dehydrogenase, translating into MNAVHFGAGNIGRGFIGLLLHQSGYKTCFVDVNEEVVNLLNEKKQYTVKLAEASHKELHVENVHAINSLKNPELVIDEVANADIITAAVGPNILPLIAGLIAKGLKKRLTQSKKPLTIIACENMIGGSTFLKEKVYEELTNDEKVEFETYFSFPNAAVDRIVPNQTNADKLAVTVEPFYEWVVDESEIKGTNPQVKGVTFVQDLEPFIERKLFTVNTGHAVVAYFGYLAGIRNMHEALANIEIRKMIEQVLKETSRYLTATYSFDEKTHAEYVQKIINRFANPYISDDTTRVGRSPMRKLKNNDRLVRPATKYVEMFNENPLYLARGIAAALHYDFLEDPEAIEIQAMIEQKGIQFAIEKTTSLKPGTDLFEMIHKQYDEMALKKNNIKPI